Part of the Candidatus Zixiibacteriota bacterium genome, AGTAAAATCTGGATCAGGTAGCTACCTGTCGACGGATCAACGTAGGCGTGAGCATCATCTGTTAGTAATAGCATAATGGTAAACCCGCCAATCAGGCGGGATATTAACAAACCGACGTTACGCATTAGAATCCCTCCACAGATGAAGCAGACGCGACCGAGAATACATCAGCCGTTCCCGAAACGACCGTTTTCCGATAAACAATCACTTTGTACAATCCCTGCGGAACAACATAGAAGCCGTCAATACCGAGAACAAGGTTTTTATGACTCTGGCGTGAAGGTGTAAGAAAAAAAGGACTCTCTTCACCGTGAAGAGAGTCCTTTAGTTTCGAGTGGAATTGACCAACTGAATAAAGTCTACAGAGTCTCAATCCATGCTACGGCAATCATTTCTCCCGTAGTCCCTTTGGTGAAGCTGCCAAGCATTCGGTCGAAGTGAAAACATGCGCCTTTATCGAGCTTGATCGTGTTACCCACCAGTGACCCGAAAGCCTGGGTCGTCTGGTCGTATTGAATATGGGCATTGGGACCATAGAAAGCGCCGTAGAAAATGTTGTCCTGATTAAACGTGAGAGCTGAACCTCGTGAGAATATCATGAGATCAGATGGCGCTCCTCCATCATTCATAGTCGACGCTTGATCCAGGTGAATATCACCGTTGACGTATATGGTCACATTTGCACCTGGAGCTAATGACAGGTTCGAGCCTTGCCCCAGGGAAATATCATTGAAGTAATATACGCCCGACGATAGCACGATATTGGAGTAGGAACCGGCGGTAAGATCCTTGGTTCCGTTATTGTAGGTAAATCCACTACCTGTTATTCCGATAGTCGCGATGCTGTTTGTACGAGCCCAATCGTATTCGGAACTCGGAATTAGATCGAGGTCCACCGAATCAACCGTTGAACTCGTGTCACCATTAACGACATTGCCGCTTCCCAAAGTAATACCGCCCGCGGTAGCAACATTGATACTCCCACCAAAGTTGACATCTTTCGATGAACCGATTGTACCGTTCGAACCAATATCCCCCATAGAATCCAGGACAGTGGTCGCATAGGTCCCTGAGTCAGAGTTGTAGGAGTCGGTACAAGTGTTTCGATCGAAGAATATCCCGGCATCAGCGAATAGCCCAAAGCTAAAGGGGGTTTTGTAAACCGGTATCGTCTCGTACTCGACGGCTGCTGCACCACCATCAACTACCGCGGTAGACGTAATCAGGACCGTATCAAATAACGTGCTGTCACCAGTCGAATCAACTAGCGTTACCGTATAGAATCCACCGCCATATTTGACATTGGTGAATCCAGCTCGCCAGGTATCGTCTGTATTTAGCGTGACGAGAGCCATTTTCACGCCAGCTTCGGCTACGTAGAAAGCACCTTTAGCGGTGGCGTCATTGCCCGCAAGATCAATGTCGGTGTTCGTCTTGTCTATTGCCGCCAGTCCCAGCAGACTGAGCATACCCAGAAGCATCAGGGCAATGAGCAGAGCACTGCCTTTCTGGTTGAATAATATTGATATCATACTTCTTCTCCGCCTTTCATAATATCTCGGTATCGATCTACCTCATCCAACTAAGGTTCCATGATTTGGACTTCTGAAGCCTTCTCATAAATTGCTAAAGCTCTTTGAATCCAACCACTTCCATACCTCCCGACCCGGAAAGAGTTTTCTTCCCAAGGTTGCGATCGTAATGGAAATTGGCGCTATTGTGAGCTACAATAGTATTTGCCGCGATGGATCCATAGAATTCTCCCGAGTTCCGCAAGTCGGCATCACCGTCGGGAGAATAGAAGGCTGCCGCAATATCACCACTGTTCTTAAGAACGAAATCCCCCTGAGAATATATAACGAGGTCAGATGGATCACCGCCTGAATTCATAGATGAAGAATTCTTCATCTCAATATCACCAGTAATATAGATAGTGACCTCTGCACCACTGGGAATGGATATCGAAGCGGAGTTCTTGAGGATGATACTTGAGAAGTAGTAAACCCCTCCATCAAGCACCAGGTTGCCAGAGCTAATAAGAGCGTTAGTGGCTGGATTGTAACTATAACTGCCGCTAATTCCCGCCGGAGCATTGCTGTTGGTCTCAGCCCAGGTGAACTCCGAGGCTGGGATTTCGGGCAGTTCCTGATCGGGGGCAGTATCGGATATTGTCCCGGTAACAGTGGCACCCGGGTTGACATCCGCTCCACCAACCAGGGAAGTTGCCACGTCCCCCCCAATGACGGCACCGTTCTTGACAATGATGTTACCGTTGGAACCAACATTGGAGTCCGTGTTAAGCCGCGTCGCCCAGTAGCTACCAGAATCGGAGTTATACGAATCGGTAACAAAACTGTTGCGAACATCCACCTCGTCATCGGCAAACATTGCCCATCCAAAAGGATGAACCTCGCCGGGAGCTACTACCAACTGCACCATCGCCGAAGCTTCAGATGTCATACCTTGCGAAAGCAAAATAACCGTATCCACCAAAGTTGGATCTACGGTCGAATCGGTCAGAGTAACAATGTACTGACCATCGCCGAAACTGACTCCTGGGAAACCAGTTCTCCAGGTAGCGTCGGCGAGCAACTCAACATACGCACATTTGACTCCTGTTTCGGCAATATAGAAAGCCTGTTCTGCCTGCACATGGTTGCCCGCAAGATCGATGTCGGTGTTCGTCTTTTCTATTGCCGTCACACCCAGCAAAGTAAGCATGGATAAAAGCATCAGGGCAATGAGCAGAGCACTGCCCTTCTGGTTCATTATCTTTAAATTCATGATTCGTACTCCTGATCACAGCGTAACGTTGCGTAAAGTAACCGACTCGACACTGGTTAGTGTTCTGACACCATCGTTGGAGTTGAAATCTTCATCAGGCCGACCCGTTTGTACGACGAGGGTTACCTGGATCAAAGAGGCACTTGATGCCACATATGAAATACTCTGGACCAGTCCTGAATACATTTCCGGAGGATTGCTGTTGACTCTTTTCATTAGCTTCTTGGGTCGCAGACCCACCGGTAATTGAGCCACCTCGAAGGCTTCATCACCGTTGTAATCTTCCAGATAGTACAAGACGCTATCCACCGGATTTGTATCACTGAAAAATATCAACAAGCTATCATTGCCGATCCGGTAGGGTACGTGAGTGCCAACTTTGTATCCGGCCGAGCGCAAAGTCTTGGTGATCTCCTGAATCGTGTTCCGCGAGTTCTGCTGTAGATCGGAAATATCGCTCTGAGCAATCGATTGATTGTGCATCTTGATATAGAAGTTGTATCCGGCTGCTGTCATGATGCCCGTTATAAACAGAGCTGCTAACAGTTCAATAATCGTATGTCCAGTCGTTTCGCTTAATATCCTCATGGCATCCTTCCGATCTCACTAGTCCTTTAGAATCAGCGTCGTATAGTTACGAGAGTGCGGTATGTTCTGAAAATCCGTCCACGTTACGTCTACATCTATGCAATAGACCCCATCGGGGAGCGTAGAATCGGTGGTGTTATCCCAGATACGAGTAGATCGATTGAATCGATTCCTGAGTCCTTTAACCACAAATTCCACGGGAATCCCAGGTATCGAATCCTGTGCCGTGTAGAACTCTATTTGCTGCTTGATGAGATTAACTGCTGTGGAAGTGTCACGCGCAATGACATTTCCTTCGACTGAAGTCACAAGCAACGGAGCAAGACCCATGAGACCGATAGCAACAACTATCATAGCCACCATGACCTCAAGAAGACCTACGCCTGTATTATTACAAATCTTGAGTTGTCCCATAATCAGTTCCCTTTTGAGGATTTCTTATCTAATTCTGTTAGTCTCTTAAGCAAATCATCTGCCAGAGTATAGCCCACCAACACCACCTTCCTATCTTATGGTCTTGCAACGTGATAGCGTCTCGCAACGAGAAATATATGGCTATAGATAGCGAAACTAAGTGGTGTGTACGCCAACCTGAGTAGGATTTCCACCACTATTTTAGATATAATTGTACATAATTCCTCTCAAGCAGGGCCGGATCCAGCCTAAAAACGGGGCTACTAAATTCAGGGTTAATTGTGATTGTGCTAGAGATTTGGCCATCTTATCTTTGAAAAACATACATACAAATAGGTGTACGAGTTTGAATCATGCCTACTAAACAACACAGAGATGATCTCGTTCGGAAAGCAAGACGACACTTCAAAAAGGCCGATCCGAAAATGGCCCGAATCATGGCACAGATCGAATTGCCATTTTCGGTGATACGGTGCAGTCAGTTCGAAGAGTTGGTACGGATTATCATTGCCCAGCAGCTCTCCGGCAAAGCGGCTCAAACAATTGCGGGACGAGTTCGCGGTCTTTGTCCCTCAGGGAAAATCACCCTGCCAGAGCTTCAGAAGGTCACCGATACGAAACTACGAAGCGTTGGCCTTTCCGGTGCGAAAACGACCGCGGTTCGTGACCTTATCGCTCATATCGAGGATGGCCGTCTCAGCACACGTCGATTCGGTCGGATGGATGATGAGGCTATTATTGAAGCAATCACTCAGGTCAAAGGACTTGGCCCCTGGAGCGCGCAGATGTATCTGATGTTCGTGCTGATGCGCCCCGACATCTTCTCTCCGGGGGACCTCGGTATCCGCTCTGCGATTCGCCGTATCTATGAT contains:
- a CDS encoding DNA-3-methyladenine glycosylase 2 family protein codes for the protein MPTKQHRDDLVRKARRHFKKADPKMARIMAQIELPFSVIRCSQFEELVRIIIAQQLSGKAAQTIAGRVRGLCPSGKITLPELQKVTDTKLRSVGLSGAKTTAVRDLIAHIEDGRLSTRRFGRMDDEAIIEAITQVKGLGPWSAQMYLMFVLMRPDIFSPGDLGIRSAIRRIYDVDHETTDIDIFGERWKPFRTVACWYLWAFLGSDLAKE